The following are from one region of the Vibrio rarus genome:
- a CDS encoding DEAD/DEAH box helicase family protein: MPNHSLTLKNNVLTTGGQDRLLEQLLFAINHATEIDIAVSFIQNSGLQLLLPAIEEAIERANDSANSLHIRLLTSDYLGITDPIALRSLMAIASPNTQVRVFATKETGFHMKSFIFVRSDKENTFYSGSAFVGSNNISRAALTHAHEWCLRFDHKEPKHSFEAQQFQLIRQEFHKIFHHQNAIPLSDSWIDQYIAQRQPTLALNLVSDMGLEADEVYVPNSVQIEALQALATTREQGNSRGLVVLGTGMGKTWLSAFDAMQMKAKKVLFVAHREEILTQALNTYTKLWPNRCAGYFNRTEKSADKELLFASVQTLGKQRHLQQFDQQHFDYIVIDEFHHASASTYQNILNYFAPKFLLGLTATPERTDQADILSLCNNNLIFERNLVHGINDGLLVPFHYYGIWDDTLDYQAIPWRNGKFDPSSLEAKFATTKRAHHIFKHWLEHQQSRTLAFCVSITHADYMAQQFNHYFSNHGFKAVAVHSQSHLRRNEALAQLNRGAIQVLFCVDLFNEGTDLPAIDTILMIRPTQSNIIFLQQLGRGLRVSADKSHLVVLDFLGNHHSFLKRSDLFQLPNAAERNTQQVQDNPAQYSALPTLGKGCYVNIAPQALDFWQGLQQRFQHTAIDEFQLLEARLGHRPTASEFYHGGYQLNKVNKQHGSWFDLVAHFSDDPSLNQCIKTYQGFLLKHVQMTSMSKCFKPILLEAFLELDGFHRPPTLMALAEKSWHILKTYPTLFANELSDNFQNISPSTTKWISYWKGNPIKAFTNKTKQDAISAFSIKDDCFVANLDIATQDIALLHSLVKELVDYRLAKYIKSHYSDQP, translated from the coding sequence ATGCCTAATCACTCTCTTACCCTAAAAAATAACGTTCTTACCACAGGCGGACAAGACCGCTTACTAGAACAGCTGTTATTTGCCATTAATCACGCCACTGAAATTGATATTGCGGTGTCGTTTATTCAAAACTCTGGGCTGCAATTACTGCTTCCCGCAATCGAAGAAGCCATAGAACGTGCTAATGACAGCGCAAACTCTCTACACATTAGACTGTTGACTTCCGACTATTTAGGAATCACTGACCCCATCGCCCTGCGCTCTTTAATGGCCATTGCATCACCCAACACACAAGTCAGAGTCTTTGCCACAAAAGAAACGGGCTTTCATATGAAATCCTTCATCTTTGTTCGCAGTGATAAAGAAAACACATTTTATAGTGGCAGTGCCTTTGTCGGCTCGAACAATATTAGCCGTGCCGCATTGACTCACGCCCACGAATGGTGCCTGCGCTTTGATCATAAAGAACCTAAGCACTCCTTTGAGGCGCAGCAATTTCAACTCATTAGGCAAGAGTTTCATAAAATATTTCATCATCAAAATGCCATCCCTCTCAGCGATAGCTGGATAGATCAATATATTGCCCAAAGACAACCGACTTTAGCGCTGAATCTAGTGAGTGATATGGGACTAGAAGCCGATGAGGTGTATGTCCCTAACAGCGTTCAAATTGAGGCATTACAAGCCCTTGCGACAACAAGAGAGCAAGGTAATAGCAGAGGACTGGTGGTATTAGGCACGGGTATGGGGAAAACATGGTTATCTGCCTTTGACGCCATGCAAATGAAGGCTAAAAAAGTGTTATTTGTGGCTCATAGAGAAGAGATATTAACTCAAGCCCTCAATACTTACACCAAACTGTGGCCCAATCGCTGTGCAGGATATTTTAATCGCACAGAAAAATCCGCTGATAAAGAATTACTCTTTGCTTCCGTACAAACATTAGGCAAGCAACGACATTTGCAGCAGTTTGATCAACAGCATTTCGACTATATTGTGATTGATGAGTTTCATCACGCCAGTGCCAGCACCTACCAAAACATTCTTAATTACTTTGCCCCTAAATTTTTATTAGGACTCACCGCGACACCGGAGCGTACCGACCAAGCCGACATTCTCTCTTTATGTAATAACAACCTCATTTTTGAACGTAATCTAGTGCATGGTATTAATGATGGCCTGCTGGTGCCCTTCCATTATTACGGTATTTGGGATGATACACTCGACTATCAAGCCATCCCTTGGCGCAATGGCAAGTTTGACCCTAGCTCCCTAGAAGCGAAATTTGCCACCACCAAACGTGCTCATCACATATTCAAGCACTGGCTTGAACATCAACAAAGTCGCACTCTGGCATTTTGTGTCTCCATTACTCATGCAGACTATATGGCACAACAGTTTAATCACTACTTCTCTAACCACGGCTTTAAAGCGGTCGCCGTTCACAGCCAATCTCACCTACGACGCAATGAAGCATTGGCACAATTAAACCGTGGCGCGATACAGGTACTGTTCTGTGTGGATCTCTTTAACGAAGGCACTGACTTACCGGCCATTGATACTATTTTGATGATAAGGCCCACTCAATCCAACATCATCTTCTTGCAACAACTAGGGCGTGGATTGCGAGTTTCGGCCGATAAATCTCACCTTGTCGTATTGGACTTTTTAGGTAACCACCACTCCTTTTTAAAACGCAGTGATCTTTTCCAACTGCCTAATGCTGCTGAACGCAATACACAACAAGTTCAGGACAACCCGGCCCAATACTCGGCACTGCCAACCCTTGGTAAAGGGTGCTACGTTAATATTGCCCCGCAAGCCCTAGACTTTTGGCAAGGGTTACAACAACGCTTTCAACATACCGCCATTGATGAATTTCAATTACTGGAAGCACGCCTTGGCCATAGACCCACGGCCAGTGAGTTTTACCATGGGGGATACCAACTGAATAAAGTCAATAAACAGCATGGCAGTTGGTTTGATTTAGTCGCGCACTTCTCCGATGATCCCTCACTAAATCAGTGCATCAAAACCTACCAAGGGTTTTTATTAAAACATGTACAAATGACGTCAATGTCAAAGTGCTTTAAACCTATCTTACTAGAAGCGTTTCTTGAGCTAGATGGCTTTCATCGCCCGCCAACACTCATGGCACTGGCAGAAAAAAGCTGGCACATATTAAAGACCTATCCGACGCTGTTTGCCAATGAACTGTCGGACAATTTTCAGAATATCTCGCCTTCAACGACAAAGTGGATTAGCTATTGGAAAGGCAATCCTATTAAGGCGTTTACTAATAAAACCAAACAGGACGCCATCAGTGCCTTTTCTATCAAAGATGACTGTTTTGTGGCCAATCTTGACATTGCCACACAAGATATCGCACTGCTGCATAGCTTGGTTAAAGAGCTTGTCGATTATCGACTGGCTAAATACATCAAATCCCATTATTCTGACCAACCATAA
- the arfB gene encoding alternative ribosome rescue aminoacyl-tRNA hydrolase ArfB, with product MLHISNSVTLADWEIEMTAIRAQGAGGQNVNKTSSAIHLRFDIQRSSLPAVYKERLLALSDSRITSDGVIVIKAQAHRTQDLNRQDALHRLQALIKTVTVVQKRRRATKPTKGSQRRRVEAKKRKGQTKSLRGRVV from the coding sequence ATGTTACACATCTCAAACAGCGTCACCCTAGCCGACTGGGAAATTGAAATGACCGCGATTCGCGCTCAAGGTGCGGGTGGGCAGAATGTGAATAAAACCTCGTCAGCCATTCATTTACGTTTTGATATTCAGCGTTCTTCATTGCCTGCGGTCTACAAAGAGCGTCTACTGGCACTATCAGATAGCCGAATTACCAGCGATGGGGTCATAGTGATCAAAGCACAGGCGCACCGTACTCAAGATTTGAATAGACAAGATGCCTTACATCGTCTGCAAGCGTTGATAAAAACCGTGACGGTTGTACAAAAAAGACGTCGAGCGACTAAGCCAACCAAAGGGTCTCAAAGGCGACGAGTGGAAGCGAAAAAGAGGAAAGGACAAACTAAATCATTGCGAGGCCGAGTTGTATAA
- a CDS encoding VF530 family protein, which yields MSINREELQNNPLHGLKLEDMVKELVDHYGWDILDTAMRFNCFHTNPSVASSVKYLRKSEWAREKLEAFYLSRFKRMPRPTEEEKQMPPRMRTFANGIEPKQPMELTVDSILASQAKAASAFKARKAQERRSSPSRSRR from the coding sequence ATGAGTATCAACAGAGAAGAATTACAAAACAACCCGCTGCACGGCTTAAAACTGGAAGATATGGTAAAAGAGTTAGTTGACCATTACGGCTGGGATATTCTCGATACTGCCATGCGTTTTAACTGCTTTCATACCAACCCCTCTGTTGCCAGCAGTGTGAAATACTTGCGCAAAAGTGAATGGGCGAGAGAAAAGCTAGAGGCGTTTTATCTTTCTCGCTTTAAGCGTATGCCACGCCCAACCGAAGAAGAAAAGCAGATGCCGCCAAGAATGCGTACCTTTGCTAATGGCATTGAACCTAAACAGCCAATGGAATTAACCGTTGATTCTATTTTGGCTTCTCAAGCAAAAGCTGCGTCTGCGTTTAAAGCACGTAAAGCCCAAGAGCGCCGATCTTCACCATCGCGTTCTCGTCGTTAA
- a CDS encoding DUF2301 domain-containing membrane protein codes for MANPEHEERLDCLDKVSVLAYRLGITVFSVALLLLSLVYILCLFNIDITDTWGERGRFLMAIAAALCAATLHVYDKHVRAIISWSSWIGLVLLILFPELQWLYSGFLFVTFSGIAFKESYCFKLKALTAVPLLLILSVLMLWMKEPTLLAILLGISGGIFTILSVKKWQMPLHFDIGNKEKYQI; via the coding sequence ATGGCCAACCCAGAGCATGAAGAAAGGTTAGATTGTTTAGATAAGGTGAGTGTGTTGGCCTATCGCCTCGGTATCACGGTATTTTCTGTCGCCTTATTGCTCCTTTCCTTGGTGTATATATTGTGTTTATTCAATATAGATATCACGGACACTTGGGGGGAGCGAGGTCGCTTCTTAATGGCGATTGCCGCTGCGTTGTGTGCGGCAACCCTACATGTTTATGACAAACATGTGCGTGCCATTATTTCATGGTCCAGTTGGATAGGATTAGTGTTATTGATCCTCTTTCCTGAGTTGCAATGGCTCTATAGTGGATTTTTGTTTGTGACCTTTTCAGGGATCGCTTTTAAAGAGTCCTATTGTTTTAAGCTAAAAGCGCTTACAGCGGTCCCCTTATTGCTGATCTTGTCGGTATTAATGCTGTGGATGAAAGAGCCGACATTATTGGCTATTTTATTGGGGATCAGTGGCGGGATCTTTACTATTCTCAGTGTCAAAAAATGGCAAATGCCTTTACATTTTGACATAGGGAACAAAGAGAAGTATCAAATTTAA
- the trhA gene encoding PAQR family membrane homeostasis protein TrhA: protein MSNADKNAYSKNEELANSLSHGLGMIFAIAALVMLLNQAFAHNADTLTIVSMAIYGSSMIILFLASTLYHAVPYQKAKRLLKTFDHSAIYLLIAGSYTPFLLVGLRTPLAIGLMVVIWCIAILGIVMKLVFVYRFKRFSLISYIVMGWLSLIIVYQMAMNLPMGALTFLAIGGGFYSFGVIFYVGKRIPFNHAIWHCFVLAGAVSHFFAIYFYIKPV, encoded by the coding sequence ATGTCTAACGCCGATAAAAACGCTTATAGCAAAAATGAAGAATTAGCCAACTCATTATCCCATGGTCTGGGTATGATCTTCGCCATCGCCGCCTTGGTGATGCTGTTGAATCAGGCGTTTGCTCATAATGCAGATACATTAACCATTGTGAGTATGGCCATTTATGGTAGCAGTATGATCATACTGTTCTTGGCTTCCACCTTGTATCACGCCGTCCCTTATCAGAAGGCCAAGCGATTACTAAAAACATTTGATCACAGTGCTATCTATTTGCTTATTGCGGGCAGTTATACGCCTTTTTTGCTGGTGGGTTTGCGTACGCCACTCGCCATAGGCTTAATGGTCGTGATTTGGTGCATTGCCATACTAGGTATTGTGATGAAGTTGGTGTTTGTGTATCGCTTTAAGCGTTTCTCACTAATAAGTTACATAGTCATGGGGTGGTTGTCGTTAATTATTGTCTATCAAATGGCGATGAATTTGCCCATGGGAGCGTTAACTTTTCTTGCTATAGGCGGTGGGTTTTACTCTTTTGGGGTTATTTTCTATGTGGGTAAGCGCATCCCATTTAACCATGCAATTTGGCACTGTTTTGTACTGGCAGGTGCGGTAAGTCACTTTTTTGCCATTTACTTCTATATAAAACCCGTATGA
- the phnE gene encoding phosphonate ABC transporter, permease protein PhnE, with product MNNLDSLPVVWRRYDEKQTLAHWVLWLAFIALVVFAWQLMNEDTIWYFVTDSPNQIADIGSRMWPPRWSYLEQLWQPLWDTLNIATLGTLLGIVLAFPVAFLAANNTTPSVVFVRPVALFIIAASRSINSLIWALLLVAVLGPGLLAGIIAIALRSIGFISKLMYEAIEEVNKTQVAAIRATGASPLQVLDYGVLPQVLPSFIGTSLFRWDINIRESTVLGLVGAGGIGLKLQESMAVLAWPQVTVIFCSILVTVVVSEWLSAKVRHALI from the coding sequence ATGAACAACTTAGATTCTTTGCCTGTTGTTTGGCGTAGATACGATGAAAAACAGACCTTAGCTCATTGGGTTTTATGGCTGGCGTTTATTGCGCTGGTGGTCTTTGCGTGGCAGTTGATGAATGAAGATACCATTTGGTATTTTGTCACTGATTCACCCAATCAAATAGCGGATATTGGTTCACGCATGTGGCCACCACGTTGGAGCTATTTAGAACAGTTATGGCAACCGTTGTGGGATACCCTAAATATTGCCACATTAGGCACATTATTAGGTATTGTATTGGCTTTTCCTGTGGCGTTTTTAGCTGCAAATAATACAACACCTAGTGTGGTGTTTGTGAGACCGGTAGCGTTATTTATTATTGCGGCCAGTCGCTCTATTAACTCCTTGATTTGGGCATTATTGTTAGTGGCGGTCCTTGGTCCAGGTTTGCTGGCCGGTATTATTGCCATTGCGCTGCGCTCCATTGGCTTTATTTCAAAACTGATGTACGAGGCCATCGAAGAGGTGAATAAAACGCAAGTTGCGGCCATTCGCGCAACGGGGGCATCCCCTTTGCAAGTATTAGATTACGGCGTGTTGCCTCAAGTCCTGCCGAGTTTTATTGGCACCAGTTTATTTCGCTGGGATATCAACATTCGCGAGTCCACCGTATTGGGTTTAGTTGGGGCAGGGGGCATAGGTTTGAAACTCCAAGAGTCTATGGCGGTGCTGGCTTGGCCTCAAGTGACGGTTATTTTCTGCTCTATTTTAGTCACGGTAGTGGTCTCTGAGTGGCTGTCAGCAAAAGTGAGACACGCCTTAATTTAG
- the phnE gene encoding phosphonate ABC transporter, permease protein PhnE, translated as MNKPYSTTWHKPPFISSRWLRWGLTLVAIAYLYLATQSVEINWARIYEGSERGWRFIVAFFNPDFSGRWDNISKGLLESLTMTLTSTVAGVLLSIPFGLGAAKNLAPKPIYLFCRSFIAVARSFQEIIIAILCVALFGFGTFAGFVTLTFATIGFLAKLFADEIEGIDPAPFTAMKATGASWLQQVNYAVQAQVMPRFIGLSMYRLDINFRESAVIGIVGAGGIGGTLNTAMDRYEYSSAAAILLIIIAIVMVCEYTSTIIRKQVQ; from the coding sequence ATGAATAAGCCGTATTCAACTACCTGGCACAAGCCTCCCTTTATCTCAAGTCGATGGTTACGTTGGGGTTTAACATTAGTGGCCATAGCCTACCTATATTTGGCAACGCAGTCGGTAGAGATCAATTGGGCGCGTATTTACGAAGGAAGTGAACGAGGATGGCGATTTATTGTTGCCTTCTTTAACCCTGATTTTTCTGGGCGTTGGGATAATATTTCAAAAGGTCTACTGGAAAGCCTGACCATGACTCTGACCTCTACAGTGGCAGGGGTATTGCTATCCATTCCCTTTGGTTTGGGTGCGGCAAAAAACCTTGCACCAAAACCTATCTATCTGTTTTGTCGTAGTTTTATTGCAGTGGCGAGAAGTTTTCAGGAAATTATCATTGCTATTTTATGTGTCGCCTTGTTTGGCTTTGGTACCTTTGCCGGTTTTGTGACACTCACGTTTGCTACTATTGGTTTTTTAGCTAAGCTTTTTGCCGATGAAATAGAGGGGATAGATCCTGCGCCCTTTACCGCGATGAAGGCCACCGGCGCCAGTTGGCTACAGCAAGTAAACTATGCGGTACAGGCACAAGTGATGCCACGCTTTATTGGTTTATCTATGTATCGTTTAGACATTAATTTCCGTGAATCTGCGGTGATAGGTATCGTCGGTGCTGGGGGGATTGGTGGCACGCTCAATACAGCGATGGATCGCTACGAATATAGCTCAGCGGCCGCCATTTTATTGATCATTATCGCCATTGTCATGGTGTGTGAATACACCTCGACCATTATTCGAAAACAAGTGCAGTAA
- the phnC gene encoding phosphonate ABC transporter ATP-binding protein: MSTLILKGLTKHYSASDKALTDVSFTVEPGEVVGLIGPSGAGKSTLIRCINRLTEPTQGQVLFSDKDLVKLSKSNLRQARREIGMIFQEYALIERLTVMENVLSGRLGYVGFWRSFTRRYPAKDVQAAYALLDRVGLLEHANKRADALSGGQRQRVGIARALAQKPKLLLIDEPTAALDPRTARQIMRLISEICEEHQLPAIINIHDVELAKKFVQRIVGLKAGEVVFDGKPSQLNEHALTDIYGQEDWNLPTEHTTENETETVHLTEALA, translated from the coding sequence ATGTCTACTCTCATTCTAAAGGGCTTAACTAAGCATTATTCGGCATCGGATAAAGCACTTACTGATGTCAGCTTTACCGTTGAACCCGGTGAAGTTGTGGGTTTGATCGGGCCGTCGGGCGCGGGTAAATCTACCTTGATTCGTTGTATTAATCGCCTGACAGAGCCCACTCAAGGGCAAGTGCTATTTTCTGATAAGGATCTGGTCAAACTGTCAAAATCGAATCTGCGTCAAGCTCGCCGTGAGATAGGAATGATCTTCCAAGAATATGCCCTTATTGAGCGTTTAACCGTTATGGAAAACGTATTGTCAGGCCGTTTAGGTTATGTGGGTTTTTGGCGCAGTTTTACTCGTCGTTATCCAGCCAAAGACGTACAAGCGGCTTATGCGTTACTTGACCGTGTTGGCTTGTTAGAGCACGCCAATAAAAGAGCGGATGCCCTTTCTGGTGGGCAGCGTCAACGTGTCGGTATTGCTCGTGCTTTAGCGCAAAAACCAAAATTGCTGTTGATTGATGAGCCTACGGCAGCGCTTGATCCTCGTACCGCACGTCAAATCATGCGTTTGATCAGCGAAATTTGTGAAGAGCACCAACTACCAGCCATCATTAATATTCACGATGTAGAACTGGCGAAAAAATTTGTACAACGCATTGTGGGTTTGAAAGCGGGAGAGGTGGTGTTTGATGGCAAGCCAAGCCAGCTTAATGAACATGCCCTGACTGACATTTATGGTCAAGAAGATTGGAACTTGCCTACCGAACACACAACAGAAAATGAAACAGAGACGGTTCACTTGACTGAGGCGCTCGCATGA
- the phnD gene encoding phosphate/phosphite/phosphonate ABC transporter substrate-binding protein: MKLVKTAVVTALMFSAAVSAMDSRYQDRSGNLVADVPLNQAEWADPSTLIFAYTPVEDPAVYADVWSEFLAHLETTTGKKVRFFPVQNNAAQIEAMRSGRLHIAGFNTGSTPLAVNCAGFAPFTMMAGEDGSFGYEMEIITHPKSGITSVADLKGKNLAFTSQTSNSGFKAPSAILAAEYGMKPEADFKPAFSGAHDNSILGVAHQDYDAAAIANSVLNRMYARDVVKPEQITSIYKSQTFPTTSYGTAHNLAPELQQKIQQAFFTFDWKGTKLEQEFGRNGEAQFIPITYQEHWQVIRTIDTANKVSYTCS; this comes from the coding sequence ATGAAGTTAGTTAAGACTGCAGTAGTTACTGCACTCATGTTCTCTGCAGCCGTTTCAGCAATGGACTCTCGTTATCAAGATCGCAGTGGCAACCTAGTTGCTGATGTTCCTTTAAATCAAGCTGAATGGGCGGACCCTTCAACACTTATCTTTGCTTATACTCCGGTAGAAGATCCCGCCGTTTATGCCGATGTTTGGAGTGAGTTCCTGGCGCACCTTGAAACGACAACGGGCAAAAAAGTCCGTTTCTTCCCAGTGCAAAATAATGCGGCGCAAATTGAAGCAATGCGGTCGGGCCGTTTGCATATTGCAGGTTTTAATACCGGTTCCACGCCACTTGCGGTAAATTGCGCAGGTTTTGCCCCATTTACTATGATGGCAGGGGAAGACGGTTCTTTTGGCTATGAGATGGAAATTATTACTCATCCGAAATCTGGGATCACATCGGTGGCCGATCTTAAAGGCAAGAACCTAGCCTTTACCTCGCAAACGTCGAATTCAGGTTTTAAAGCGCCATCGGCTATTTTGGCTGCGGAATATGGCATGAAACCGGAAGCCGATTTCAAACCGGCATTTTCTGGTGCACACGACAATTCAATACTCGGTGTAGCGCACCAAGATTATGACGCTGCCGCCATTGCCAACTCGGTGCTTAACCGTATGTATGCGCGTGATGTCGTTAAACCAGAGCAAATAACCTCTATTTATAAATCACAAACCTTTCCAACCACCTCTTACGGTACAGCGCATAACTTAGCGCCAGAACTACAACAGAAGATCCAACAAGCGTTTTTCACCTTTGACTGGAAGGGAACCAAGCTTGAACAAGAGTTTGGTCGTAACGGTGAAGCACAATTTATTCCTATTACGTATCAAGAGCACTGGCAAGTTATTCGCACTATTGATACGGCTAACAAGGTTTCTTACACCTGTAGCTAG
- a CDS encoding IS30 family transposase → MNYQQLTEGRRYQISALLERGISISEIAKTVKCHRSTVYRELKRCSKKEQYRPDKAHHQSIEKRRQARKYQVPQSRIDFIEVLLSIDWSPEQISNVLTRAGAKVSHEWIYRFVARNKRQGGKLFKHLRQGHKRYRRGKTEKAPAIKNAVSIDERPDIVDSRERFGDWEIDTVLGKHGTGAIVTLLERQTRFYLTQKVPSKSAKDVTNATIAMLMPYKAFVHTITADNGREFAGHEEIARALETDVYFAHPYSSCERGANENANGLLRQYVKKGTDLRTVSDDDIERAQQRINYRPKKCLGFKQPAVIFREMMEAT, encoded by the coding sequence ATGAATTATCAGCAGTTGACCGAGGGAAGAAGATATCAAATTTCTGCCCTTTTGGAACGGGGAATTTCAATATCTGAAATTGCTAAGACAGTTAAATGCCATCGCTCAACCGTTTATCGAGAGCTGAAACGATGTAGCAAGAAAGAACAATATCGGCCAGACAAAGCACATCATCAATCAATAGAAAAACGACGGCAAGCCCGTAAGTATCAAGTACCTCAATCGCGTATAGATTTTATTGAGGTTCTGTTGTCTATCGATTGGAGTCCAGAGCAAATATCTAATGTCTTAACCCGCGCAGGGGCTAAAGTGAGCCATGAGTGGATTTACCGATTCGTCGCTCGTAATAAGCGACAAGGTGGAAAGCTATTTAAGCACTTGCGCCAAGGCCATAAGCGGTATCGACGGGGCAAGACAGAGAAAGCACCTGCAATCAAAAACGCAGTTTCAATAGATGAAAGGCCTGACATTGTTGATAGTCGTGAACGCTTTGGTGACTGGGAAATTGATACGGTCTTAGGCAAGCATGGAACGGGGGCAATTGTCACTCTCTTAGAGCGTCAAACGCGTTTTTATCTGACACAGAAAGTGCCCTCTAAGTCAGCAAAAGACGTGACTAACGCAACCATAGCAATGCTGATGCCTTATAAAGCGTTCGTTCATACTATTACCGCAGATAATGGTCGTGAGTTTGCAGGTCATGAAGAAATAGCACGGGCATTAGAAACCGACGTGTACTTCGCACACCCTTACAGCTCTTGTGAACGAGGAGCGAATGAAAATGCTAACGGCCTGTTGAGACAGTACGTAAAGAAAGGAACAGATCTAAGAACGGTTAGTGATGATGATATTGAAAGGGCGCAACAACGAATTAATTATCGTCCAAAAAAGTGTTTAGGGTTCAAGCAACCTGCTGTCATTTTTAGAGAAATGATGGAGGCTACTTGA
- a CDS encoding opioid growth factor receptor-related protein produces the protein MNIICQFTLGKKYDHYERSIEQLWALDPFWLEYDLDYIQWLFPIDNPKLEIIRAPIVCQTTRDYFQISDVLRRRQLHSLKVMLNFFGMEMTNNTIKPLASLNINDHLWLQAQGYNHQRIRQIIRSLALLGQVELSSLFQMAMIDTARKHGCVPESILQYWQTASLIEMDYSIALPES, from the coding sequence ATGAATATTATTTGTCAGTTTACACTTGGAAAAAAATACGACCATTATGAGCGAAGTATCGAACAGTTATGGGCTCTAGACCCTTTTTGGCTTGAATACGATCTAGACTATATTCAATGGTTATTTCCGATAGATAACCCTAAGCTTGAGATTATACGAGCACCTATTGTTTGCCAAACAACTCGAGATTACTTTCAAATCAGTGACGTATTGCGTAGGAGACAATTGCATTCATTAAAGGTTATGCTCAATTTTTTTGGTATGGAGATGACAAACAACACGATTAAGCCCCTCGCATCTTTAAATATAAACGATCACCTTTGGTTACAAGCACAAGGGTATAACCATCAACGTATTAGACAAATTATCCGTAGCCTTGCCCTTCTTGGACAGGTAGAGCTCAGTTCTCTCTTTCAAATGGCGATGATTGACACCGCACGCAAACATGGCTGTGTACCAGAGTCAATACTGCAGTATTGGCAAACAGCGAGCCTCATCGAGATGGATTACTCTATAGCATTACCTGAGAGCTAA